In Oscillospiraceae bacterium, a single window of DNA contains:
- a CDS encoding glycoside hydrolase family 26 protein has translation MKKIKPKHLIFILIPIILVVGALVVTYHRAPSTIASALWQPEFSDGIFTGPEVVTAFDAYRNRTLTHTRPSAIGDDDVKLVFHTDDYARFVNKADGYAVTLPKPFTPDFRWSAIRSRFTGNDFILNITLETGNPYGNNANSWEIYRYEWLEMYLVSDEFLENNNLSRTRHSVDTESMPGYTIYLYTMQINDRPNIEFRYYNIAAIRQNGEYVRFVLLHHKSTVPDNDRFDSILQSFRSFEPSGTAQNDPTPFIPIVNENWSEETRSYYELLRNQDTVDWGFFTNVLIDTPFEYEYRLHQLRARQDFLQNAFEHTFQIMPTYVHVGGGGQRHGFPTRMATEVAGGNGFNGRPVIQVSYQFTISNNDPSLFHGYTPVFNILNGDYDDNFRLLAQEIKAYGYPVLFRLNNEMDSDWVSYSAIKSLLCTDIFAWGWAHLYNIFEEEGVDNAIWVFETAGPDAIPNSSWGHGFNYLPHDMSMMHILSVISYEMGNNASYMLSAGTFANRFQRVYERTMPYFSEFPWAIGEFACGSGGEWNDTERFRNASHQAIWVEEMFDVFNNPDHPAHEYIRRIKFAVWFSSNDVAYHNGVRLVTNQLRIEPHLELTLESFRRGFAAGQSAPFSPIIREELPVTGDYLRLRGIDEWSSHSGGHPGHDNGITITENPDGGLIFTSSGTHGWPNIVTWSANPKTIPQAEWGNYTLHYDFTVSAGREASILLISNGRDDIRLTEHFLPRSRRNLYHDMPSGTYQGSIRLDELLAMFNYAEDMFEVAGIRIFAVGGADTVVTVREMRIE, from the coding sequence ATGAAAAAAATAAAACCAAAGCACTTGATTTTTATCTTAATTCCGATAATACTGGTGGTCGGCGCGCTAGTAGTTACATATCACAGAGCCCCGTCAACAATTGCTTCCGCGCTTTGGCAACCGGAATTTTCGGACGGTATTTTTACCGGTCCGGAAGTTGTCACTGCCTTTGACGCTTATCGCAACCGTACACTGACTCATACCAGACCCAGTGCCATAGGTGACGACGATGTGAAATTGGTCTTTCACACCGATGATTATGCCCGATTTGTCAACAAGGCCGACGGATATGCAGTCACTCTGCCCAAACCGTTTACGCCTGATTTCCGTTGGAGCGCCATACGTTCACGGTTTACGGGCAACGACTTTATCCTCAACATAACGCTGGAAACAGGAAACCCTTACGGCAACAACGCAAACAGCTGGGAAATATATCGTTACGAATGGCTGGAAATGTACCTTGTCAGTGACGAATTCTTGGAAAACAACAACTTGTCGCGCACGCGCCACAGTGTTGATACCGAAAGCATGCCGGGTTATACAATCTATTTATACACAATGCAGATTAACGACCGTCCCAATATTGAGTTCAGATACTATAATATTGCCGCGATACGCCAAAACGGCGAGTATGTCCGTTTTGTTTTACTGCACCACAAGTCAACCGTGCCCGACAACGATAGGTTTGACAGCATTCTCCAATCTTTCCGTTCATTCGAACCGTCAGGCACAGCGCAAAACGATCCTACACCCTTTATTCCGATTGTCAATGAAAATTGGAGCGAGGAGACCAGGTCATATTACGAGCTTCTGCGCAATCAAGACACCGTGGATTGGGGCTTCTTTACCAATGTGCTGATTGATACCCCATTTGAATATGAGTATCGGCTCCATCAATTGAGAGCACGTCAAGACTTTTTGCAGAATGCTTTTGAGCATACCTTTCAAATTATGCCCACTTATGTACATGTAGGCGGCGGCGGTCAGCGTCACGGCTTCCCCACCCGCATGGCAACGGAGGTTGCCGGTGGTAACGGATTTAACGGTCGGCCGGTCATTCAAGTGAGTTATCAATTTACCATAAGCAACAACGATCCCAGCTTGTTTCACGGCTATACACCGGTATTTAATATACTGAATGGCGATTATGATGACAATTTCCGCCTGCTGGCACAGGAGATAAAGGCATATGGCTACCCTGTGCTCTTCCGCCTAAATAATGAAATGGACTCCGACTGGGTCAGTTACAGTGCCATTAAGAGCCTGCTGTGTACCGATATTTTTGCCTGGGGCTGGGCGCACTTGTACAATATTTTTGAAGAAGAAGGCGTTGATAACGCCATATGGGTGTTTGAGACCGCGGGCCCGGACGCTATTCCTAACAGCAGTTGGGGGCACGGCTTTAACTATCTGCCCCACGACATGAGCATGATGCACATTCTCAGCGTTATCTCTTACGAAATGGGCAACAACGCTTCGTATATGCTCAGCGCTGGCACATTCGCCAACCGCTTTCAACGGGTATATGAGCGCACTATGCCGTATTTCTCAGAATTCCCATGGGCAATTGGCGAGTTTGCTTGCGGTTCGGGCGGCGAGTGGAATGACACCGAACGCTTCCGTAATGCAAGCCATCAGGCCATTTGGGTCGAGGAAATGTTTGACGTTTTCAACAACCCGGATCACCCCGCCCATGAATATATCAGAAGAATCAAATTTGCCGTTTGGTTCTCCTCCAACGACGTTGCCTACCACAATGGGGTGCGACTTGTGACAAACCAGCTCCGCATTGAACCGCACTTGGAGTTGACACTTGAATCATTCAGAAGAGGATTCGCCGCCGGTCAGTCCGCACCATTTTCACCCATTATCCGCGAAGAGCTGCCCGTCACCGGCGATTACCTCAGGCTGCGCGGTATTGATGAGTGGAGCAGTCATTCAGGCGGTCACCCCGGACATGATAACGGAATTACAATTACAGAAAATCCCGATGGCGGGCTGATTTTTACGTCAAGCGGCACTCACGGCTGGCCCAATATTGTGACTTGGTCGGCCAATCCGAAAACTATACCACAAGCCGAATGGGGCAACTATACTCTCCATTATGATTTCACGGTCAGTGCCGGGCGCGAAGCGTCTATTCTGTTAATCTCAAACGGTCGTGATGATATTCGATTGACCGAACACTTCCTCCCCCGCTCCAGAAGGAACCTGTATCACGATATGCCAAGCGGTACATATCAAGGCAGTATTAGGCTGGATGAGTTGCTGGCTATGTTTAATTATGCCGAGGATATGTTTGAAGTTGCCGGTATACGGATATTTGCTGTCGGAGGTGCCGATACTGTTGTTACCGTTCGCGAAATGCGTATTGAGTAA